The proteins below come from a single Eucalyptus grandis isolate ANBG69807.140 chromosome 3, ASM1654582v1, whole genome shotgun sequence genomic window:
- the LOC104437640 gene encoding protein PHOX4: MGKPAAKKKQPVAPKFSDAHGKAGKPSDRNSKAFDEDTAVFITMSQELKEEGNKLYQKRDHEGAMLKYEKALKLLPNNHIDVAYLRSNMAACYMQLGIGEYPRAINECNLALEVSPKYSKALLKRAKCYEVLNRLDLALRDVNNVLSMEPNNLNALELVEKVKKAISDKGIQIEDKEVVLESTESPSALPVRKLAKEKSISEDNSRDTILSQIKTAYDWAQKEYIKAGLRYEEALKIKPDFYEGLLALGQQQFEQAKLCWYYAIGNNIDLETASSDVLMLYNKAEDSMERGMQMYEEMEEQRLNGISREEKDKAQLQKMGLDALLKEASLEEAAEHTANMKSQIYLLWGTLLYERSVVEYRLELPTWEECVEVAVEKFELAGASPTDIAVMIKNHCSNETALEGFKIDEIVQAWNEMYDAKRWQIGVPSFRLEPLFRRQVPKLHSILEHL, encoded by the exons ATGGGAAAGCCCGCGGCGAAGAAGAAGCAGCCTGTTGCGCCGAAATTTAGCGATGCTCATGGCAAGGCGGGCAAGCCCTCCGACCGCAACTCCAAAGCCTTTGATGAAGACACTGCGGTGTTCATCACCATGTCTCAGGAGCTCAAGGAAGAAGGTAACAAGCTCTATCAGAAAAGGGATCATGAAGGTGCCATGTTGAAGTACGAAAAGGCCCTTAAACTTTTGCCAAACAATCATATTGACGTCGCTTACCTGCGCAGCAATATGGCCGCTTGCTACATGCAGTTGGGGATCGGCGAATATCCGCGAGCAATCAATGAATGTAATTTAGCATTAGAAGTGTCCCCTAAGTATAGTAAAGCGCTCTTGAAGCGCGCGAAATGCTATGAGGTGTTGAATAGGTTGGATTTGGCTCTGAGAGACGTTAATAATGTCCTGAGTATGGAGCCAAATAATTTAAATGCGCTGGAACTTGTGGAGAAGGTGAAAAAGGCCATCAGTGATAAAGGTATCCAGATTGAGGACAAAGAAGTTGTCTTGGAGAGTACTGAATCCCCTAGTGCGTTGCCAGTGCGCAAATTGGCAAAAGAGAAGTCGA TTTCGGAAGATAATTCTAGGGACACTATACTTTCACAGATTAAAACAGCATATGACTGGGCACAAAAGGAATATATCAAGGCAGGACTGAGGTATGAGGAAGCTCTGAAAATCAAACCTGATTTCTACGAAGGTCTGCTTGCACTTGGGCAGCAGCAATTTGAGCAGGCAAAGCTCTGCTGGTATTATGCGATTGGGAACAATATTGACTTGGAGACTGCTTCCTCTGATGTCCTAATGCTCTATAACAAAGCTGAAGATAGCATGGAGAGAGGAATGCAGATGTATGAGGAGATGGAGGAGCAACGTCTCAACGGAATCTCTAGAGAAGAGAAAGATAAAGCTCAGCTCCAGAAGATGGGACTTGATGCTTTATTGAAAGAGGCGTCTCTGGAGGAAGCTGCTGAACACACTGCCAATATGAAGTCACAGATATACCTTTTGTGGGGCACCTTACTTTATGAGCGTTCCGTTGTAGAGTACAGGCTAGAGTTACCAACCTGGGAAGAATGTGTGGAGGTTGCTgtggaaaaatttgaacttgCTGGAGCGTCTCCTACAGATATAGCAGTCATGATTAAGAACCATTGCTCAAATGAAACTGCTCTGGAAG GGTTCAAAATCGATGAGATTGTCCAGGCATGGAATGAGATGTATGATGCTAAGAGATGGCAGATTGGGGTTCCGTCTTTCCGTTTAGAGCCATTGTTCCGCCGGCAGGTTCCAAAGCTTCATTCAATCCTAGAGCACCTCTGA